A single Cupriavidus sp. D39 DNA region contains:
- a CDS encoding ZIP family metal transporter — translation MSGVGSIFGAALLSLTVASRVVERMVSFSVGVLLATALLHSLPEAFESGADPRALFGTLLAGLLGFFLLEKVALLRHSHHHEGDGHHHHHGHDREEAGRSGMTILVGDTFHNFADGIVIAAAFLADPHIGLVTALAIAAHEIPQEVGDFIVLLNAGFSKARAFAFNLLSSLAAIAGGVVGYYLLDQMSGWIPYVLVIASSSFVYIAVSDLMPQMQRKPRWRESIIQVVLVATGICAIFFITNGVHEAHDHGHGHAHGVAAATK, via the coding sequence ATCTCGGGGGTGGGCAGTATCTTTGGCGCGGCGCTGTTGTCGCTGACGGTGGCATCCCGCGTGGTCGAGCGCATGGTGAGTTTCTCGGTGGGGGTGCTGCTGGCCACGGCGCTGCTGCATTCCCTGCCCGAGGCCTTCGAGTCCGGCGCCGATCCGCGTGCCTTGTTCGGTACCCTGCTGGCCGGCCTGCTTGGTTTCTTCCTGCTGGAAAAGGTCGCGCTGCTGCGCCACTCTCACCATCACGAAGGGGATGGGCACCACCACCACCACGGCCATGACCGCGAGGAAGCGGGCCGTAGCGGCATGACCATCCTGGTGGGCGATACCTTCCACAACTTCGCCGACGGCATCGTGATCGCCGCTGCCTTCCTGGCCGATCCGCATATTGGCCTGGTCACCGCGCTGGCCATCGCCGCGCACGAGATCCCGCAGGAAGTTGGCGATTTCATCGTGCTGCTCAACGCTGGGTTCTCGAAGGCGCGCGCCTTTGCCTTCAACCTGCTGTCCAGCCTGGCGGCCATCGCCGGCGGGGTGGTTGGCTATTACCTGCTCGACCAGATGAGTGGCTGGATTCCGTACGTGCTGGTGATTGCTTCAAGCAGCTTCGTCTATATCGCCGTGAGCGACCTGATGCCGCAGATGCAGCGCAAGCCGCGCTGGCGCGAGTCGATCATCCAGGTGGTGCTGGTTGCCACCGGGATCTGCGCCATCTTCTTCATCACCAATGGCGTGCACGAAGCGCATGACCATGGTCATGGCCACGCGCACGGCGTGGCGGCTGCCACCAAGTAA
- a CDS encoding dienelactone hydrolase family protein has translation MLKPEVESLLPSQSFDRRAFVKTALGSAFAAAALPVMAQAIKTDFTGLTAGEVTIPSGGFNMPAYCAQPEGKTNLPVVLVVSEIFGVHEHIADICRRFAKLGYLAIAPELFARQGDPSSFGTIQELQAKLISKVPDEQVMGDLDAAVAWAKGNGGNTSRLAITGFCWGGRITWLYAAHSQQIKAGVAWYGQLVGEPTPIKPRNPIDLAGQLKVPVLGLYGGKDTGITQEQVEKMRAALAASNDPFAKASTFVVYPESGHAFNADYRPSYREADAKDGWQRCLAWLKQHGV, from the coding sequence ATGCTGAAGCCAGAAGTCGAAAGCCTCTTACCCAGCCAGTCCTTTGACCGCCGCGCCTTCGTCAAGACGGCGCTGGGTTCGGCGTTTGCTGCCGCTGCCTTGCCCGTGATGGCGCAGGCCATCAAGACCGATTTCACCGGCCTCACCGCCGGCGAGGTGACGATTCCCTCGGGCGGCTTCAACATGCCGGCGTACTGCGCCCAGCCGGAAGGCAAGACCAACTTGCCGGTGGTGCTGGTGGTCAGCGAAATCTTCGGCGTGCATGAGCACATCGCCGACATCTGCCGGCGCTTTGCCAAGCTGGGCTACCTCGCCATCGCGCCGGAGCTGTTCGCGCGCCAGGGCGACCCCAGCAGCTTCGGCACGATCCAGGAACTGCAGGCGAAGCTCATCTCCAAGGTGCCCGACGAGCAGGTGATGGGCGATCTCGATGCTGCCGTGGCCTGGGCCAAGGGCAACGGCGGCAATACCAGCCGGCTGGCCATCACCGGCTTTTGCTGGGGCGGGCGCATTACCTGGCTGTACGCCGCGCATAGCCAGCAGATCAAGGCCGGCGTGGCCTGGTATGGCCAGCTGGTGGGCGAGCCGACCCCGATCAAGCCGCGCAACCCGATCGACCTGGCCGGCCAGCTCAAGGTGCCGGTGCTGGGGCTCTATGGCGGCAAGGACACTGGCATCACCCAGGAGCAGGTCGAGAAGATGAGGGCGGCGCTGGCGGCATCGAACGATCCCTTTGCCAAGGCATCGACCTTCGTGGTCTATCCGGAATCCGGCCATGCCTTCAACGCGGACTACCGCCCGAGCTATCGGGAGGCCGACGCCAAGGACGGCTGGCAGCGCTGCCTGGCCTGGTTAAAGCAGCACGGGGTTTGA
- a CDS encoding NAD(P)/FAD-dependent oxidoreductase, with translation MSTEGRAHRIIVVGGGAGGLELVTRLGDKLGKSGAAQVVLVDRSPTHIWKPLLHEVAAGSMDPHTHQLEYVAQARWHHFEFQQGELTGIDRTRKTISVAACVDLDGTELLPARELPYDTLVLAIGCVTHFFGVPGAAENAIALDTVDQAERFRRKLISACVRAQNGRGRIGEDSRPRVDVAIIGAGATGVELSAELRNTAHVLSAYGLHQLDPRRDVRIRVIEAGPRILPALSERVSTETTKLLHKLDIEVLTAERVTEVTEDAVLTASGKRIDADLTVWAAGITAPAVLSTLGLPVSRMGQIIVKPTLQSEADPDIFAFGDCASCPWPEKQGAVPPRAQAAHQQAMFLYGALRARLDGKPLPSFAFKDLGSLVSLGHFSAVGSLMGGLIGGSMFIEGLLARVMYSSLYRMHVMALHGAVGMGLDTVTHWLRSKTSPRVKLH, from the coding sequence ATGAGCACAGAGGGAAGGGCGCATCGCATCATCGTAGTGGGAGGAGGAGCAGGCGGGCTGGAGCTGGTCACCCGGCTGGGCGACAAGCTCGGCAAGAGCGGGGCCGCGCAGGTGGTACTGGTGGACCGCTCCCCCACGCATATCTGGAAACCGCTGCTGCATGAAGTGGCCGCCGGCAGCATGGATCCCCACACCCATCAACTTGAATACGTCGCGCAGGCGCGCTGGCATCATTTCGAATTCCAGCAAGGCGAGCTGACCGGCATCGACCGGACCCGCAAGACCATCTCGGTGGCGGCCTGCGTCGACCTCGACGGCACGGAGCTCTTGCCCGCGCGCGAACTGCCCTATGACACCCTGGTGCTGGCGATCGGCTGCGTCACGCATTTCTTCGGTGTGCCCGGCGCGGCCGAGAACGCCATCGCGCTCGATACCGTGGACCAGGCAGAGCGTTTCCGCCGCAAGCTGATCTCGGCCTGCGTGCGTGCCCAGAACGGGCGCGGGCGCATTGGCGAAGACAGCCGCCCGCGCGTGGACGTTGCCATCATCGGCGCCGGCGCCACCGGCGTCGAGCTCTCCGCCGAGCTGCGCAATACCGCGCACGTGCTCAGCGCCTACGGGCTGCATCAGCTGGATCCGCGCCGCGATGTGCGCATCCGCGTGATCGAGGCCGGCCCGCGCATCCTGCCCGCGCTGTCCGAGCGCGTGTCCACCGAAACCACCAAGCTGCTGCACAAGCTCGACATCGAAGTCCTCACCGCCGAGCGCGTGACCGAAGTCACCGAGGACGCGGTGTTGACCGCCAGCGGCAAGCGCATCGACGCCGACCTGACGGTGTGGGCCGCCGGCATTACCGCGCCGGCGGTGCTGTCCACCCTGGGCCTGCCGGTCAGCCGGATGGGGCAGATCATCGTCAAGCCCACGCTGCAAAGCGAGGCCGATCCCGATATCTTCGCCTTCGGCGATTGCGCCAGCTGCCCCTGGCCCGAGAAGCAGGGCGCGGTGCCGCCGCGCGCCCAGGCCGCGCACCAGCAGGCCATGTTCCTCTACGGCGCGCTGCGCGCGCGCCTGGACGGCAAGCCGCTGCCGTCGTTTGCCTTCAAGGACCTGGGGTCGCTGGTGTCGTTGGGGCATTTCAGCGCGGTCGGCAGCCTGATGGGCGGCTTGATCGGCGGCTCCATGTTCATCGAGGGCCTGTTGGCGCGCGTGATGTACAGCTCCCTGTACCGCATGCACGTCATGGCGCTGCACGGCGCCGTGGGCATGGGGCTGGATACCGTGACCCACTGGCTGCGCAGCAAGACCAGCCCGCGCGTCAAGCTGCACTGA